The following are from one region of the Cyanobium gracile PCC 6307 genome:
- the rpsN gene encoding 30S ribosomal protein S14, with protein sequence MAKKSMIARDVKRRKIVERFAARRAALKEAFDAAGDPMERLEIHRKLQSLPRNSAPNRIRNRCWATGKPRGYYRDFGLCRNQLRERAHKGELPGVVKSSW encoded by the coding sequence ATGGCGAAAAAGTCGATGATCGCGCGTGACGTCAAGCGCCGCAAGATCGTGGAGCGCTTCGCAGCGCGCCGGGCCGCCCTCAAGGAGGCCTTCGATGCGGCCGGCGATCCGATGGAGCGCCTGGAGATCCACCGCAAGCTGCAGTCGCTGCCCCGCAACAGCGCCCCCAACCGCATCCGCAACCGCTGCTGGGCCACCGGCAAGCCCCGCGGCTACTACCGCGATTTCGGCCTCTGCCGTAACCAGCTGCGCGAGCGGGCCCACAAGGGCGAGCTCCCCGGCGTCGTCAAGTCCAGCTGGTGA
- a CDS encoding polyribonucleotide nucleotidyltransferase, whose protein sequence is MQGHTQSISFDGREIRLTSGRFAPQAGGSVMVECGDTAILVTATRSKGREGIDFLPLICDYEERLYAAGRIPGSFMRREARPPERATLTCRLIDRPMRPLFPSWLRDDLQIVATCMSLDERVPPDVLAVTGASMATLLAKIPFMGPMAAVRVGLLGDDFVLNPSFREIERSELDLVVAGTPSGVVMVEAGANQLPEQDVIEAIDFGYEAVGELIRAQLALLKELGIEQVLPEERSEDPALPTFLEKECAKGIGEVLKHFEQTKSERDEKLDAIKAEVAEKIAALDGEDPIKVAVSSNGKLLGNTYKGLTKKLMRQQILVEGKRVDGRSLDEVRPIQAAAGVLPKRVHGSGLFQRGLTQVLSCATLGTPSDAQEMDDLNPNSEKTYLHHYNFPPYSVGETRPMRSPGRREIGHGALAERALIPVLPSKESFPYVLRVVSECLSSNGSTSMGSVCGSTLALMDAGVPLAAPVSGAAMGLIKEGEEVRILTDIQGIEDFLGDMDFKVAGTEKGITALQMDMKITGLAVKTIAEAINQARPARLHILGKMLEAIDKPRDVLSPHAPRLLSFRIDPELIGTVIGPGGRTIKGITERTNTKIDIEDGGIVTIASHDGAAAEEAQRIIEGLTRRVSEGEVFNGSVTRVIPIGAFVEILPGKEGMIHISQLSEARVEKVEDVVNVGDQVTVRVREIDNRGRINLTLRGVPQQEPAAV, encoded by the coding sequence GTGCAAGGACACACTCAGTCGATCTCCTTCGATGGTCGGGAGATCCGGCTGACCAGCGGCCGATTTGCGCCCCAGGCCGGGGGCTCGGTGATGGTGGAATGCGGTGATACGGCAATTCTGGTCACCGCCACCCGCTCGAAAGGCCGGGAGGGCATCGATTTCCTCCCCCTGATCTGCGACTACGAAGAACGCCTCTACGCCGCCGGCCGCATCCCCGGCAGCTTCATGCGCCGGGAGGCGCGCCCCCCCGAGCGGGCCACCCTCACCTGCCGCCTGATCGACCGGCCGATGCGGCCCCTCTTCCCGAGCTGGCTGCGGGACGACCTGCAGATCGTCGCCACCTGCATGTCGCTCGATGAGCGGGTTCCCCCCGACGTGCTCGCCGTCACCGGCGCCTCGATGGCCACCCTGCTGGCGAAGATTCCCTTCATGGGCCCCATGGCCGCCGTGCGCGTCGGCCTGCTGGGCGACGACTTCGTCCTTAACCCCAGCTTCCGCGAGATAGAGCGCAGCGAGCTCGACCTGGTGGTGGCCGGCACCCCCTCCGGTGTGGTGATGGTGGAAGCGGGCGCCAACCAGCTGCCCGAGCAGGACGTGATCGAGGCCATCGATTTCGGCTACGAGGCCGTCGGCGAACTGATCCGTGCCCAGCTGGCCCTGCTCAAGGAGCTCGGCATCGAGCAGGTGCTGCCCGAGGAGCGCAGCGAGGATCCCGCCCTGCCCACCTTCCTGGAGAAGGAATGCGCCAAGGGCATCGGTGAGGTGCTCAAGCACTTCGAGCAGACCAAGTCCGAGCGGGACGAGAAGCTCGACGCCATCAAGGCCGAGGTGGCCGAGAAGATCGCCGCCCTCGACGGCGAGGATCCGATCAAGGTGGCCGTGAGCAGCAACGGCAAGCTGCTCGGCAACACCTACAAGGGCCTCACCAAGAAGCTGATGCGTCAGCAGATCCTCGTCGAGGGCAAGCGGGTGGATGGCCGCAGCCTCGACGAGGTGCGCCCCATCCAGGCCGCCGCCGGCGTGCTGCCCAAGCGTGTCCACGGCTCGGGCCTGTTCCAGCGCGGGCTCACCCAGGTGCTCTCCTGCGCCACCCTCGGCACCCCGAGCGACGCCCAGGAGATGGACGACCTCAACCCCAACAGCGAGAAGACCTACCTCCACCACTACAACTTCCCCCCCTACTCGGTCGGTGAGACCCGGCCGATGCGCTCCCCCGGTCGCCGCGAGATCGGCCACGGCGCCCTGGCCGAGCGGGCCCTGATCCCCGTGCTGCCCTCCAAGGAGAGCTTCCCCTACGTTCTGCGGGTGGTCTCGGAGTGCCTCAGCTCCAACGGCTCCACCTCGATGGGCTCGGTTTGCGGCAGCACCCTGGCCCTGATGGACGCCGGCGTGCCCCTGGCGGCCCCGGTGAGCGGCGCGGCCATGGGTCTGATCAAGGAGGGCGAGGAGGTGCGCATCCTCACCGACATCCAGGGCATCGAGGACTTCCTCGGCGACATGGACTTCAAGGTGGCCGGCACCGAAAAGGGCATCACCGCCCTGCAGATGGACATGAAGATCACCGGCCTGGCGGTGAAAACGATCGCCGAAGCCATCAACCAGGCCCGCCCGGCCCGGCTGCACATCCTCGGCAAGATGCTCGAGGCGATCGACAAGCCCCGCGACGTCCTCTCCCCCCACGCCCCGCGCCTGCTCAGCTTCCGCATCGATCCGGAACTCATCGGCACGGTGATCGGTCCCGGCGGCCGCACCATCAAGGGCATCACCGAGCGCACCAACACCAAGATCGACATCGAGGACGGCGGCATCGTCACGATCGCCAGCCATGACGGCGCCGCCGCCGAGGAGGCCCAGCGCATCATCGAGGGCCTCACCCGTCGCGTCAGCGAAGGGGAGGTGTTCAACGGCTCGGTCACCCGGGTGATCCCGATCGGCGCCTTCGTGGAGATCCTGCCCGGCAAGGAGGGGATGATCCACATCTCCCAGCTCTCCGAAGCCCGGGTCGAGAAGGTGGAGGACGTGGTCAACGTCGGCGACCAGGTGACCGTGCGGGTGCGGGAGATCGACAACCGCGGCCGCATCAACCTCACCCTGCGGGGCGTTCCCCAGCAGGAGCCGGCGGCGGTCTGA
- a CDS encoding type II toxin-antitoxin system Phd/YefM family antitoxin yields the protein MKTVGAFEAKTHLSSLLEEVAGGEEILITRHGRPLARLVPVDSRGRERRLEAIDRLRSFANGRRLHGLSIRELRDEGRRC from the coding sequence ATGAAGACCGTCGGGGCCTTCGAGGCCAAGACCCACCTCTCCAGCCTGCTGGAGGAGGTGGCCGGTGGCGAGGAGATCCTGATCACCCGCCACGGCAGGCCCCTGGCACGGTTGGTTCCGGTCGATTCCCGTGGCCGCGAGCGTCGCCTTGAGGCCATCGACCGTCTGCGGAGCTTCGCCAACGGCCGGCGCCTCCATGGCCTCTCGATCCGTGAGTTGCGGGACGAAGGCCGCCGGTGCTGA
- a CDS encoding type II toxin-antitoxin system VapC family toxin has product MLRFVADVSAVCAWCFDDERTTASEALLARLPESELCVPALFLWELANVLLMAEQRGRISAADRSQFLALVGQLDPAIDPADPSVVWHDVLSLAAQHRLTSYDATYLELAMRAGLPLASRDNALIEAARSCGLALLAC; this is encoded by the coding sequence GTGCTGAGGTTCGTCGCCGACGTTTCCGCCGTGTGCGCCTGGTGCTTCGATGACGAGCGCACCACGGCCTCAGAGGCGCTCCTGGCCCGGTTGCCGGAGTCGGAACTCTGCGTGCCGGCGCTGTTTCTCTGGGAGCTGGCCAACGTGCTGCTGATGGCCGAACAGCGCGGCCGGATCAGCGCAGCGGATCGGAGCCAGTTCCTCGCCCTTGTGGGTCAGCTCGATCCGGCCATCGATCCCGCCGATCCGAGCGTCGTCTGGCACGACGTGCTGAGCCTGGCGGCCCAGCACCGGCTCACCAGCTACGACGCCACCTATCTGGAACTGGCGATGCGCGCAGGTCTCCCGCTGGCCAGTCGTGACAACGCGCTGATCGAGGCCGCCCGGAGCTGCGGGCTGGCGCTGCTCGCCTGCTGA
- a CDS encoding 3'(2'),5'-bisphosphate nucleotidase CysQ family protein, which translates to MMPSSFALPDGIGREPLLAELRRLAWGAADILRAYARGEQPPYGFPPAMSVDHGGEGPVSAADLAVNRWLLDGLAAAFPAAGWTLLSEETAAEVLVPGQPLEAEWLWILDPLDGTKDFLQGTGEYAVHLALVHGQRPVLGVVLLPEPEELWFGLVGAGEDGTAGEAWRENRAGERTPATLSGRSEELVLVASRNHRDDRLEQLLAELRPARSTAIGSVGGKVATILRGEADLYISLSGRSAPKDWDMAAPEAVLVAAGGAFSHVDGRPLTYNTGDVRQAGCLIASHGPAHDELCHRAAAAMAVIDPGFAV; encoded by the coding sequence ATGATGCCGTCTTCCTTCGCCCTGCCCGACGGCATCGGCCGTGAGCCCCTGCTGGCGGAGCTGCGCCGGCTGGCCTGGGGGGCCGCCGACATCCTGCGGGCCTATGCCCGCGGCGAGCAGCCCCCCTACGGGTTCCCGCCGGCCATGAGCGTCGACCACGGCGGCGAGGGGCCGGTCTCGGCGGCGGATCTGGCGGTCAACCGCTGGCTGCTCGACGGCCTGGCGGCGGCCTTCCCGGCCGCCGGCTGGACGCTGCTGAGCGAGGAGACCGCCGCCGAGGTGCTGGTGCCGGGCCAGCCCCTGGAGGCCGAGTGGCTGTGGATCCTTGATCCCCTCGATGGCACCAAGGACTTCCTGCAGGGCACCGGCGAGTACGCCGTCCACCTGGCCCTGGTGCATGGCCAGCGGCCGGTGCTGGGGGTGGTGCTGCTGCCGGAGCCGGAGGAGCTCTGGTTCGGGCTGGTGGGGGCGGGCGAGGACGGCACGGCGGGCGAGGCCTGGCGCGAGAACCGGGCCGGTGAGCGCACTCCCGCCACCCTCAGCGGCCGCAGCGAGGAGCTGGTGCTGGTGGCCAGCCGCAACCACCGGGACGATCGCCTGGAGCAGCTGCTGGCCGAGCTGCGGCCGGCCCGCAGCACGGCGATCGGCAGCGTCGGCGGCAAGGTGGCCACGATCCTGCGGGGGGAGGCCGACCTCTACATCTCCCTGTCGGGCCGCAGTGCCCCCAAGGACTGGGACATGGCCGCCCCGGAGGCGGTGCTGGTCGCCGCCGGCGGCGCCTTCAGCCATGTCGATGGCCGGCCCCTCACTTACAACACCGGCGACGTGCGCCAGGCGGGCTGCCTGATCGCCAGCCACGGCCCGGCCCACGATGAGCTCTGCCACCGGGCGGCGGCGGCGATGGCGGTGATCGATCCGGGTTTCGCCGTCTGA
- the rsmI gene encoding 16S rRNA (cytidine(1402)-2'-O)-methyltransferase: MQEHEPAAGVLYLVGTPIGNLDDLSPRARRVLAGADRVACEDTRRSGLLLHHLGIRAPLLSFHQHNQTARIPQLLAALEAGEAIAVISDAGLPGVSDPGQELAAAARAAGRQVICVPGPSAVTTALVSSGLPMGRFCFEGFLPPKGGPRRQRLEALSGEERTIVLFEAPHRLLALLEDLLAVLGDRPLQVARELTKRHEEQVGPTVAAALEHFRRTPPQGECTLVLGGAPPAAAPVWDEAGLRRALDALVAGGLSNREAARTLAERSGHSRRDLYALLHREPSD; encoded by the coding sequence GTGCAGGAGCACGAACCCGCCGCCGGCGTCCTCTATCTGGTGGGCACCCCCATCGGCAACCTCGACGACCTCTCCCCCCGGGCCCGGCGGGTGCTGGCGGGGGCCGACCGGGTCGCCTGCGAGGACACCCGCCGCAGCGGCCTGCTGCTGCACCACCTCGGCATCCGGGCGCCCCTGCTGAGCTTCCACCAGCACAACCAGACGGCCCGCATTCCCCAGCTGCTGGCGGCCCTGGAGGCGGGCGAAGCGATCGCCGTGATCAGTGATGCCGGCCTGCCGGGGGTGTCGGATCCCGGCCAGGAGCTGGCGGCCGCCGCCCGCGCCGCCGGCCGCCAGGTGATCTGCGTTCCCGGCCCCAGCGCCGTCACCACCGCCCTGGTGAGCAGCGGCCTGCCGATGGGCCGCTTCTGCTTCGAGGGCTTCCTGCCGCCGAAGGGCGGCCCCCGGCGCCAGCGGCTGGAGGCCCTGTCCGGCGAGGAGCGCACGATTGTGCTGTTCGAGGCGCCCCACCGGCTGCTGGCCCTGCTCGAGGACCTGCTGGCGGTGCTGGGGGACCGGCCCCTGCAGGTGGCGCGGGAGCTCACCAAGCGCCACGAGGAGCAGGTGGGCCCCACGGTGGCGGCGGCCCTGGAGCATTTCCGCCGCACCCCACCCCAGGGGGAGTGCACCCTGGTGCTGGGCGGTGCCCCGCCGGCGGCGGCCCCCGTCTGGGACGAGGCCGGCCTGCGCCGCGCCCTCGATGCGCTGGTGGCGGGCGGCCTCAGCAACCGGGAGGCCGCCCGCACCCTGGCCGAGCGCAGCGGCCACAGCCGCCGGGACCTCTATGCCCTGCTGCACCGCGAGCCGTCAGACTGA